The Bombus affinis isolate iyBomAffi1 unplaced genomic scaffold, iyBomAffi1.2 ctg00000123.1, whole genome shotgun sequence genome has a segment encoding these proteins:
- the LOC126927488 gene encoding katanin p60 ATPase-containing subunit A-like 2 isoform X2, translated as MTGDATDDINLAMTVTPIFANESDGASSEELFNVSMEQSTQSKISQRARKLYIDNPELRKIAEDISCEIILTKLNVYWDNIVGLEECKSAIKEAIVYPLKYPIFFNGPFSPWKGILLYGPPGTGKTMLAKAVATECQCTFFNITASSLVSKWRGDSEKYIRVLFELAYNYSPTIIFIDEIDWIGTNRGVNCTLSEPAKRFRSELLSRLDGLVSNENSNVVLLAATNCPWYVYHAISMFSK; from the exons atgacgggtgacgctacggatgatattaatctcgcaatgacagtgacaccaattttcgccaatgaaagcgatggagcttcatcagaagagctatttaacgtctcaatggaacaatccacgcaatcaaagatatcgcaACGGGCtcggaagctttatatagacaatccggaattgcggaagattgctgaagacatttcatgc gaaatcatactgacaaaattaaatgtatattgggacaacattgtaggcctagaggaatgtaaatctgctattaaggaggccattgtgtatccccttaagtaccctatcttttttaatggcccattttctccctggaaaggtattctgctatacggaccacctggtacag ggaagacgatgttggcgaaggcagtcgcaacagaatgccaatgcaccttttttaacataacggccagctcattggtgagcaaatggagaggcgattccgagaagtatatccgt gttttatttgaacttgcctataattattcgcctacaattatttttatcgacgagattgactggataggcacaaatagaggagtaaactgtacattgtctgaacctgcaaagagattcagatcagaacttctttctagattggatggattagtatctaacgaaaattctaatgtagttcttttggctgcaactaattgcccttggtatgtatatcacgctatttcaatgttttctaagtag
- the LOC126927488 gene encoding katanin p60 ATPase-containing subunit A-like 2 isoform X1, with product MKFQKYPILCKKITEKEIKTREMTNANKVKETRSESVKGRNVQQKMTGDATDDINLAMTVTPIFANESDGASSEELFNVSMEQSTQSKISQRARKLYIDNPELRKIAEDISCEIILTKLNVYWDNIVGLEECKSAIKEAIVYPLKYPIFFNGPFSPWKGILLYGPPGTGKTMLAKAVATECQCTFFNITASSLVSKWRGDSEKYIRVLFELAYNYSPTIIFIDEIDWIGTNRGVNCTLSEPAKRFRSELLSRLDGLVSNENSNVVLLAATNCPWYVYHAISMFSK from the exons atgaaattccaaaaatatcctatattgtgcaagaaaataactgaaaaggaaataaagacgagggaaatgacaaatgcgaacaaagt caaagaaacgagaagtgagtctgtgaaagggaggaatgtacaacagaagatgacgggtgacgctacggatgatattaatctcgcaatgacagtgacaccaattttcgccaatgaaagcgatggagcttcatcagaagagctatttaacgtctcaatggaacaatccacgcaatcaaagatatcgcaACGGGCtcggaagctttatatagacaatccggaattgcggaagattgctgaagacatttcatgc gaaatcatactgacaaaattaaatgtatattgggacaacattgtaggcctagaggaatgtaaatctgctattaaggaggccattgtgtatccccttaagtaccctatcttttttaatggcccattttctccctggaaaggtattctgctatacggaccacctggtacag ggaagacgatgttggcgaaggcagtcgcaacagaatgccaatgcaccttttttaacataacggccagctcattggtgagcaaatggagaggcgattccgagaagtatatccgt gttttatttgaacttgcctataattattcgcctacaattatttttatcgacgagattgactggataggcacaaatagaggagtaaactgtacattgtctgaacctgcaaagagattcagatcagaacttctttctagattggatggattagtatctaacgaaaattctaatgtagttcttttggctgcaactaattgcccttggtatgtatatcacgctatttcaatgttttctaagtag